GGCTTCGGTAGCTTATTTGGAACAGTTCATGGAGAAGAATGAGACGTCAGTTAAAGGGAAAATTATTCTGGCGACGGTCAAGGGCGATGTACACGACATCGGCAAAAACCTTGTGGAGATCATCCTTTCCAATAACGGTTACCGGATCATTAATTTGGGTATAAAAGTACCACCAGAGCGAATTATCGAGGCGTACAGAGAAGAAAAAGTCGATGCGATCGGTCTATCCGGTCTGTTGGTAAAATCGGCGCAGCAGATGATTCTTACCGCTCAGGACTTGCGTACAGCAGGAATTGATGTACCTATTATGGTTGGTGGAGCGGCATTGACACGCAAATTCACCAAGAATCGTATACGCCCGGAATATAACGGCATGGTTGTATATGCAAAAGATGCGATGGACGGTCTGGATTTGGCCAACAAGCTCATGAACCCAAGCACTCGTGAAGTGATGCAGCTGGAGATGGACGCAGAAAAAGAGGCGGACGCAGCTGGTGCAGAAACCGTTACCTCACTTCCTGAGCTTACACGGGTAGAACGTTCGGATATCGCAATAGACAACCCGGTCCTTGTTCCGCCGGATCTGGAACGACATGTTATGCGAAATTATCCGCTATCACACATCTTACCGTATGTGAACATGCAGATGTTGCTAGGTCACCATCTTGGTTTGCGTGGCTCAGTAGAGCAGTTGCTTGCTTCGGGTGATCAGAAAGCTACTGACCTGAAAGCGGTAGTGGATGATATTATGCAGGAAGCTGTTCGTGACGGGATTATTCAGGCTCATGCGATGTATCGTTTCTTCCCTGCTCAGTCCAGCGGTAACAGCGTCATTATCTATGACCCGGAGGATACAAGCAATATCCTGCATACATTCACGTTCCCTCGTCAAAAAGTTGAACCATACCTCTGCCTGTCCGATTTCTTGAAGCCAGTGGAATCCGGACAAATGGATTACGTTGGTTTCATGGTCGTTACGGCTGGGCACGGTGTACGGGAGTTATCGACAGCTTGGAAGGAGCAAGGTGATTATCTTCGCTCACATGCTCTGCAATCCGTAGCGCTTGAAGTAGCAGAGGGATTAGCTGAGCGGGTTCATCATATGATGAGAGATATCTGGGGATTCCCGGATCCAGCACAGATGACCATGAAGCAGCGTCATGGAGCACGCTATCAGGGAATCAGGGTATCATTCGGATATCCGGCTTGTCCCGATTTGGAAGACCAAGGGCCGCTTTTCAAGTTGTTACAGCCTGAGGATATTGGTGTGGAATTGACTGAAGGTTTCATGATGGAACCTGAAGCATCCGTATCAGCGATGGTATTCAGCCACCCGCAAGCGAAGTATTTTAACGTGGATAAGGCTTAAAAGTAAAAGGTCAGGCAAAGCCCTCCGCATTGTCGGAGGCTTTTTGCTGGCAGCAGAAAGAGGTGCGATCCAGATGGAACTATATTTCCTGGGAACTAACGCTGGTGTACCGACGCTTCAGCGGAATGTAACTTCCATAGGGCTGCGCATGTTGGATGAGCGTAGAGCATTGTGGTTGTTTGACTGCGGGGAAGGAACCCAGCATCAGATTTTAAGTTCTCCGCTTAAATTGAGCAAATTGGAGAAAATATTTATAACCCATTTACATGGAGATCATGTATTTGGACTTCCAGGTCTGCTCTCCAGCAGAGCATATCAGGGTGGTACTACGCCGTTAACGGTGTATGGTCCGCCAGGAACTGAACGAATGATCATGACAACCATGGAGCTGAGTCAATCACGTCTAAACTATGATCTAAGCATTGTAGAGCATACAGGCGGAGTGCTTTTCGAAGACGAGAGCTTCATTGTGGAATCTGCGTTGCTGGAACATCGTATCGACAGTTATGGGTATCGGATTACCGAAAAGGATCGTCCGGGCAGTCTGGATCCTGCAAAACTGGCTGAGTATGGCCTGAAGCCAGGGCCGCTATTTGGTCGCTTGAAGCGGGGAGAAACGATTACCCTCGACAACGGGGACTTCCTTCGCCCAGAAGATGTGTTGGGTGCACCCAAGCGAGGGATGGTCATTACCATCTTGGGAGATACGCGTCCATGTGAAAATGTACAGCCACTTGCACTAAATGCGGATGTTCTTGTGCACGAAGCTACGTTTCTGCATGATTTGGCTGATACGGCTCATGAGTACTATCATAGTACATCGAAGCAAGCGGCTGAGGCGGCAAGAGCGGCAGGTGCAGGACAGCTGATCATGACCCATTTTAGCTCTCGTTACAAAGATGAGGATCAGCTGCAGCCACTTCTGGAAGAAGCACAGTCGATATTCCCGAATACAACACTTGCGATTGAGCACGAGCTTATTCCAGTTGTTCACCGTAAGAGCGAATCCTAATGGTGGATGTGCGAAACAGTACAGCCAAACACGACGGAAGAAGAAGCCGTTAATTGCACGGGACTGAGGGGAAGTTACTCCCGAGGTCCCTTTTGCAATCTGGCCGGAAAGCGTGTAGGATGGGCAATATGAGCAGGGAAATGATTCAAATTATTTTCCGGGAAAGCGCAGGAAATGACAAGCTTGTACAGAAGGCGCGCGGGGCCAGACGTCTGTGTTCGATTCGGTTCGACGTGTTACGTGCAGATGCGAGCTAGCTATTTTCTTGTACTGTATACATAGGTTGGCATTGAAGTTCGAGGCAAATGGTTAATGACATGAAATGTTAATGAAATAAAGAAAGGAAGTGCTGTATATGATTAAGGCCTATCTGATCGACCTGGACGGTACGCTCTATCATGGCAGACATCGTATCGAAGGAGCCGATAAGCTTATTCAGACATTGAATGAACAAGGCATGCCTTATTTGTTTGTGACTAATAATTCTTCGCGTACTCCGCAAGGTGTGGCAGATCATCTGAACGGGATGGGTATCCCTGCCGATGCATCACAGGTATGTACTTCTGCGGTGGCGGCTGCGGAATACGTGGCCCAAGAGTCTCCAGGTGCGAAAGTGGCTTGTATCGGAGAAGAGGGGCTGTTGCAAGCTATAGAAGCTGCAGGGCTTACACTAACGGATGATGAACCTGAATACGTAATACAAGGGATTGATCGTGAATTTTCCTATCATAAATTGACCAAAGCGCTCCGCTGGATCAACGGTGGTTCTAAATCTGTCATGACCAACCCGGACTTGCAACTTCCTTCTGATGATGGACTTACGCCAGGAGCGGGAACGATTGGGGCAGCGATAGAAGCTGCAACCGGAGTTCACCCTACCGTCATTGGCAAACCTTCAAGTATTATTATGAAGTCTGCCATTAGCCGATTGAACTTAAAGTCTGATGAAGTTGCTGTAATCGGAGACAATATGCGTACAGATATTGCGGCAGGAGCTGCGGCAGGATGCGAGACAATGCTGGTTCTTACCGGAATAACGACACGAGACAATATGGATAGTCACATCCAGGCGACCAAGGTTCGTCCTGATCATGTGTTTGAAGATTTGCATAAACTGATTGAGTGGCTGTCGCAGACGACAAGCCAAGCATCCAAGAAGGGGTAGATGTACGATGCCAGAATTGCCGGAAATGGAAAACTACCGGACCTTGCTGTCCGAGAAAATACTCGATTTGCCGATTACAGGTGTGGTGGTTAACCGTGAAAAGTCGATTAATATCGATCCTGATGTGTTCACACGTGAACTGACAGGCAATCGTATCATATTTGTAGAGCGCCGGGCCAAACATCTGATCTTTCACCTGGCTAATGGTAAGCGGCTTGTCCTGCACCTCATGCTGGGTGGAATGATTTTCTGGGGCACAGAAGCTGAACGTCCTGATCGCTCCACTCAAGTGGAAATTCAGTTTGGAGAATATACGTTATTCTTTATCGGGCTCCGTTTAGGATATCTGCATCTGCTTACTTCCAAAGAGACGGAAGAGGCTATGTCTGACCTTGGACCTGAACCTCTTGATCGGCGCATGAATGCAGAACGTTTTGCTGCCCTGTTGAAAGGACGTCGGGGGACACTCAAAACTACACTGGTCAACCAGCACATTATTGCAGGCATCGGAAATTGTTATTCAGATGAGATTGCATTTGCAGCAGGCCTGAGACCAAGCTCCAAGACGCAAAATATTGCCGCTTCGCCTGAACTCACAGCACGTTTGTACCATTCTGTGCAATCCGTGTTGCGGGAAGCTGCATCGGAAGGCGGTTATATGGAAATGCCGCTGATGCAGGGAGACACCAAGACGGGAAGTTTTGACGAGCAGTGTCGAGTGTATGATCGTGAAGGGGAAACTTGCCCTCGTTGTGGGGGAACGATAGCACGCGTGGAAATTACGGGCAAGAAGGCTTTTTTCTGTCCGGATTGCCAGCATGAGGCCTAAAAGCGGAATCGGGGCACATGTCAGCACCAGAGGTGGATTTCTACAGGCAGCCAAACGGGCATATGATATGGGGGCTACGGCATTTCAATATTTTCCGAAGAACCCGCGGAGCCTTGGCTTGAAAGAACTGGACCTCAAAGATGCTGAACAGTGTCGGGATTGGTGTGAGACGCAAGGGATATCTTCCATTGCCCACTCACCCTATCCCACGAATCCGGCTTTGGGCAGAACCCGAGGAGAGGCGGGTTTTCATGCAACCATCGCATCGATACAAAATGATCTGCATATTGCAGATGCCTGTGGTTCAGTAGGGACTGTAGTTCACTTTGGACATCTCAAGAGCAATGAACCACTTGAAGGATATCAGAATCTCATATCCTGTCTGGATACCGCTTTAGCAGATTGGAATGGACAGGCTAAGGTTCTGCTTGAAAATCAGGCTGGAGATCATGGTCCCATGGGGACAACGATGGAAGAATTGATACAGATTCGTAAGCTAAGCCGGTATCCTGAACATATTGCTTTTTGTTTTGACACGTGTCATGCTTTTGCTTCAGGCATGTGGACGTCAGGCAATGAGACATCCATGCTGGAGAAAGGCAGATTGTTGGGATATTGGGATGCTCTTGCGGCTGTTCACTTTAATGATTCGAAATATCCTTCCGGTTCATGCAAGGACAGACATGCACGGATTGGACAGGGTTATATAGGAAAAAAAGCGATGCAGGAACTGTTATGTGCGCCTGAATTTCAGCAAGCAGTAGTTGTGCTGGAAACCGAATCAGGCGAAGATGGAACACACCGTGGAGACATTGAGCTCATGCGTTCCTGGCTTTAAATGGGGAGAGGAGCGATTGTAATGCATGTTTTTTTGGATGATTACCGGGCATGTCCGAAAGGGTTTGTTTTGGCTACCAATGCAGAAGAGTGCCTGATGCTGCTTAGAGAAGGTGATGTGGACATTCTATCTCTGGATTATGAATTGGGTCCAGATTCGCCGAATGGCGGAGAAGTTGCTGCTTCGATCGTCCGGGAAGGTTTGTTTCCACGTCAGATCTATTTGCACACGTCCAGCATGTATGGCAAACGTCAAATGTACGAATTGTTGTACAGCAATAAACCAGACTCTGTCACCGTCCATAATGGTCCGATGTCGGGTGAGGTTATGCTTCGTGTTGCTGCAGGAGAAGAAAGCTGATGAAGCCGATTACGACCAAAATGTTAATGCGTGGAGTATGGGAAGGCATGCCTCAGGCTGTATTTATCTATACCCCGCTGTGCGGAACTTGCGCAGCAGCACGTCGAATGCTTGAGATCGCCGAACATCTGCTGCCCGAAGGGATTCTGACCGAGATGAATATTCACGATATCCCGGAACTTGTTCAGCAGTTTCAGATTTCAAGCGTGCCTGCGGTTATGCTGTTTGATGGAGAACATGATGTGCCCAGAATGGTCTATCGGATGAACTCTGTTGAGCATCTGTTAGGGGAAATCCGAAAGGCGGTGCTAAAATGAGTGTAATCTCGATGGAGCATGTCTCTCTTAGACGGGAAGACAATCAGATTCTGGATGACGTTCATCTGCATGTTAAAAAAGGCGAGCATTGGGTGATTCTTGGGCGCAATGGTTCAGGTAAAACAACGCTGCTGGAAATGATGAATGGATATATGTTTCCCAGTCAGGGGCGCATTGAAGTATTGGGCAACCTTTATGGTCAATGTGACGTGCGGGAGGTACGGAAAGAGATTGGTTATATCAGTCAGACATTGATTGAGAAGCTGACACCTCGAGATCCGGTATGGGAAGTTGTCGCAACAGGAGCTTATGCTTTTTTGCGTTTCTATCAGACGATTCCGGATGATGTGAAAGCCAAAGCGATGAAACTGCTTGATGAAATGGGCTTTGCAAAACTGGCTAATCATCCGCTCGGCACCCTTTCTCAAGGGGAACGCAAAAAAGTAATGCTGGCTCGTTCATTGATGGCAGATCCCAAATTGCTGATTATGGACGAGCCTTGTGCTGGACTTGATTTATATGAACGTGAGAAAATGCTAGCCGAAATTGATCGATTGCGTAAGCGTAATATCACTGTCGTTTATGTAACGCATCACGTTGAAGAGATCGTACCTTTGTTCACACATGTGGCCTTGATCCGCGATGGACGTATTGCTGCGGCAGGTCCCAAACATGAAGTTTTAACACAAGATACAATTAAGCATACGTACGATGTTCCGGTTGATATCCAGTGGGATGATGGACGTCCCTGGATCCGCGTACGTTCTGGAGGGTAACACATTTTGAGTACACAGTCATCTTGGGGTGAAGGAGACTTCTCCCGTTTTATCTGCACAGCCAATCATGGCTTTGCGCCCTATGCTCAGGAGGAATTGCGCCGTACGTTTGGGGCAGTTAAGAGCACGGTACTCGTACCAGGTGAAATTCTGCTTGCCGGTCTTCCGATTGCGGAAGAAGAGGTAGCGATCAAGCTTTTGGAAGAAAGCCCGACGTTTTTACGTCATATTCAACCTGTTCAATTTCAGGAAAATACGGAAGATTCAGCGCAAGCAATGGAAAAATTGATTTCATTTGTGTTGAACCATACGGAGTTAACAGGCACTAAAGTTGCATTGCAGGTTCGTAAAACCGAAGGTGCCTTCTGGCAGGAAAACGCTGCTTCATTGAAACAGCTCTTGACTGAGAAGCTGGATGACCTTGGCTGTGAGTGGGTTGTCCGTGATGCGGATCATGTTATATCTGTCTTCGTTGCGGATGATATGTTATATGCCGGTGTATCCAGACCTGATCAAAATCTGTCGGACTGGAGTGGCGGAGCAGTTCGTTTTCAGAAGGAAGAGGGACAAATCTCTCGGGCCAAATTCAAATTGCTTGAAGCGGAGCAGACATTCGGCATCGACTTTACTTCTTTTCACAAAGCATTGGACATCGGTGCTGCACCAGGTGGATGGACCTCTTTCCTGCTTGAGCGCGGGCTTGAAGTTACAGCTGTTGATCCGGCCAAGATGGATGCAACCCTGCTGGAATCGCCAAAGCTCACCTTTTTGAAAAAAAATGCAGGTGATGTACGTTTCCGTGAAGGAGAATTTGATCTGCTCGTATGTGATATGAGCTGGAGTCCCAAGCTGATGAGCCGTCTTATATCAGACCTGTTTTATAGCCTTCAATCAGGGGGAACAGCAGTTGTGACCGTGAAGTTACTGCATAAGAAGCCGCTTGCGTTGATTAAAGAAGTCATCGATACATTTGAGCGCTCCCGGATGCAGATTCAGCGTTCCAAACAGTTGTTTCACAACCGTGAAGAAATCACGCTATATATGATTAAGTATTAAGATATTAAAGGCATTAAATTTTATGCTTTACAATACCTTATTGCCTATACTATAATGATACCAATATTAACCATAACAAGTTGAGGGAAAGCATCCCGAAGTGAAGAGTCCGGATATCCGGTCTGTTCCACTTCGGTGAAGCTTTCCCTTTTTTGTTATGCATACAAGGAGGAGTCTATATGAGATATCCGGCCAGGCTCGAGCGTGGAAGCCTGCTGGGAGGAAGATATCGTATCGTATCCATTCTCGGTTCGGGTGGAATGAGCCATGTATATGAAGCAGAGGATTTGAAATTACCAGGCAGAACCTGGGCGATCAAAGAAAGCGTGACGGCGATGCCATACGAAGGCAGTATGGAGTCTGAAGCTGCTCTCCTGACATCTCTGAGGCATCCCAGATTGCCGCAAATCGTAGATTTTTTTGTCCCGGATGAGCACGGGTATACCTATCTTGTGATGGAGTACATTGAGGGGTTGACACTTAGTGACTATTTCAAGCAATGTCGCGGGAAGATTCCGCTTGAACATATGACGGAGTTTGTGCTTCAGTTGCTGGATGTATTAAGTTATTTGCACAGTCTGGACCCGCCTGTCATCTACCGGGATTTGAAACCATCCAACATTATGATTACACCGGAACATGAAGTCAGACTAATTGATTTTGGGATAGCGCGGAGTTATAAAGCACAAAGAGTCGATGATACGGTTAAATTGGGAACGGCCGGCTTCGCTGCACCCGAACAATATGGTTCAGGGCAGACGGATGCACGTTCTGACCTGTACGGGCTTGGAGCATTGCTGCTCTATCTCATGACTTGTGGGACATATACGGAATGGATTCAGGGAGTAGAGAGTTCCATTCGCAGTGATGCTCCGCGTACCTATATTCCTGTTGTGAGAAGGCTGTTGCGATTGAATCCGAATGAACGCTTTCAATCGGCTGATGAAGTTCGTAAGGAGCTGCTGCGCAGACCGGGAATAGCGTCTGTAAGTTCAGAAACGACAGTGACGATAAGCGGAGGGACCAGAGTAATCGCTTTGACGGGGGCATCATCTGGAGTTGGAGTTACGCATACGGCCATAGCCATCAGTCACTATCTGGAGCGGCAGAACTTCAAAGTGGCCATAATCGAGATGTCACCACGTTCCCAATCGTTTGCACGGATTCAACAAGTGGCGCATGCAGGTAAACCCGTGCCAGCAGGCAGACAGTTTGCAGTAGATGGTGTACATTACTGGAAACAATCGGGACGTGCAGACATCCTATCTTTATTGGGAGGCAGCTATCAGTTCATTGTGATGGATCTGGGCAGTGGTCAGGATCAGAACCGGCTAGAAGAGTTTCTCAGAGCCGACTTGCCCATTGTTATAGGTTCGGGTGCCGAATGGAGACAAGCGGAGATTGGATCTTTTGTCCGTTCACACAATCGGTACCCAAGAGACAAATGGATCTACTGTCTGCCACTGGCAGCAGCTGACGCCGTTCAGCGCATGCGCAAAACGTTGGACACTTCGAGTGTATATGGATTGCCTTTACATATCGATCCCTTTGATCGTGAACCACAGGTGGATAAGGTTTTTGCTCATATTCTGACTCATATGATTGGGCAGCTTCCTAAGAAACGTTCATTCTTTGCAAGAAAAAGAGTACATGATTAGAAGAGATTGCGAAAGGAGAGCCTCTTTTGTCTAAATTAAGAAAACAAAGCCGTCAACTGATTTATGCTGGGCTGACGGGAGCAGGAGCAATCGGTTTGCTGTTTGGGGCATATGTCATTTACAATGTCAAAACCATGAGTGATACGAGGGCTGAAGTGGAGGCCCGTTATTCATCAGCCTACGAACAAAAAGAAGCTGAATTGATGCAGCAGTGGAACTCAGGGGCACAGGGATGGGTGACAATACGGGATGTTGAAGCAGGAGAGCCGATATTGCCCGAGGATATCAAACTCATAGCCGTTCCAGATGCACAGGCACCAAGGAATCTGTGGTCCAGCTCCAAGCAGATGGATGGTCAAGTGGCGAAAATAGAATTAAAAAAGGGAACTGCCATTACAACTGAAATGGTGTATGAAGATACCCCGGCACCGCCGGATTTAAGAAACCGTGAACTACAGGTTGTGTTATTACCTTCTTCACTTATTAAGGGAGACATCATTGATATTCGTATTCAGTTTCCAACGGGTCAAGACTACATTCTCCTGTCCAAAAAGAAAGTCGAAAGATTAAATGCAGCTACACTATGGATTACGATGACGGAGGAGGAGATCCTGTCCCTTTCAAGTGCAATTGTAGATGCCTATTTACATAAAGCTTCAATCTATGCCTTAACCTACGTAGAACCACAGTTCCAGACACCAGCGATCCCGACATACCCTGCCAACAATGAGGTGTTAAAACTGCTGGAGAGTGATCCTAATCTTGTGCGGCGGGCTGAAGTCGAGTTGGCGCGGCAGGTACGAAGTTCGTTAGAAAGCTCACTCGCCGCATCCATCTCAGCGCCCTCCCAAGGTGTGGAGCAGGACGTTGCGCAGTCCTCCGTTTCATATAATAGTCGCCCTGGAGCGAATAACTCTTCATCTACTGATGGGGTCATCTGGAATGACGGTTCAGGTAACGGTGGAGCGACTGGAAGTGGCAGCAATGATTCTTCTGCGTCAGCTTCGAGTACGGATGAGCAGAAAAGCTTGCTGACGGGCGGGGAGTAAAACGCAGGAAGAACAATTAATATTCATTTAACAACGTATAAAAGTAACATGAAGGAGCTTTGATAGCTATGCAAACATGGATTTTTGCCGGGTTATGCGAGAAGAATGACCTGATGCTGTACCTTTGCAAAATACTAGCCTCCTCCGGTAAACGTGTCTTGCTTGTTGATGGAACATTACAACAGAAATATGGATACGGCGTTGGGGAAAGTCAGCAATCTCTGCGTATTACAGAATTTGAAGGTTTTGATATCGCATGTCAGTTCGTAACTTCAACAGCGGTTGAGAGTCATCTTGAAGCGAATGGCGAGAAATTGGAGAGTTATGATTACGTTCTTTACGACATGGAAACATCGCACTTTGCATCACGTGAACTATGGCTCATGGCAGATACTCGTGTCTGGGTCAGTGACTATGAACGTTACAATCTAGAACGGGGCAAAGGGTGGCTCAAGCGTTTGCTTGAGGAGCAGTCCCTGCCAGCAGAACTACCATTTCAGCGCATTTTGATTAATGCCGTTGATTGCAAACTGGAAGCTCGATATTTGTGGGCGTATCTGGAAGACAGCCCATTTGTATGGACAGGAGAATCGCTGATATTGCCTTGGGATGAACTGACTGCAGCAGTCA
Above is a window of Paenibacillus sp. E222 DNA encoding:
- a CDS encoding TIGR01457 family HAD-type hydrolase, with product MIKAYLIDLDGTLYHGRHRIEGADKLIQTLNEQGMPYLFVTNNSSRTPQGVADHLNGMGIPADASQVCTSAVAAAEYVAQESPGAKVACIGEEGLLQAIEAAGLTLTDDEPEYVIQGIDREFSYHKLTKALRWINGGSKSVMTNPDLQLPSDDGLTPGAGTIGAAIEAATGVHPTVIGKPSSIIMKSAISRLNLKSDEVAVIGDNMRTDIAAGAAAGCETMLVLTGITTRDNMDSHIQATKVRPDHVFEDLHKLIEWLSQTTSQASKKG
- a CDS encoding ABC transporter ATP-binding protein, yielding MSVISMEHVSLRREDNQILDDVHLHVKKGEHWVILGRNGSGKTTLLEMMNGYMFPSQGRIEVLGNLYGQCDVREVRKEIGYISQTLIEKLTPRDPVWEVVATGAYAFLRFYQTIPDDVKAKAMKLLDEMGFAKLANHPLGTLSQGERKKVMLARSLMADPKLLIMDEPCAGLDLYEREKMLAEIDRLRKRNITVVYVTHHVEEIVPLFTHVALIRDGRIAAAGPKHEVLTQDTIKHTYDVPVDIQWDDGRPWIRVRSGG
- a CDS encoding SAF domain-containing protein, producing the protein MSKLRKQSRQLIYAGLTGAGAIGLLFGAYVIYNVKTMSDTRAEVEARYSSAYEQKEAELMQQWNSGAQGWVTIRDVEAGEPILPEDIKLIAVPDAQAPRNLWSSSKQMDGQVAKIELKKGTAITTEMVYEDTPAPPDLRNRELQVVLLPSSLIKGDIIDIRIQFPTGQDYILLSKKKVERLNAATLWITMTEEEILSLSSAIVDAYLHKASIYALTYVEPQFQTPAIPTYPANNEVLKLLESDPNLVRRAEVELARQVRSSLESSLAASISAPSQGVEQDVAQSSVSYNSRPGANNSSSTDGVIWNDGSGNGGATGSGSNDSSASASSTDEQKSLLTGGE
- a CDS encoding cyclic-phosphate processing receiver domain-containing protein, translating into MHVFLDDYRACPKGFVLATNAEECLMLLREGDVDILSLDYELGPDSPNGGEVAASIVREGLFPRQIYLHTSSMYGKRQMYELLYSNKPDSVTVHNGPMSGEVMLRVAAGEES
- a CDS encoding Fpg/Nei family DNA glycosylase → MPELPEMENYRTLLSEKILDLPITGVVVNREKSINIDPDVFTRELTGNRIIFVERRAKHLIFHLANGKRLVLHLMLGGMIFWGTEAERPDRSTQVEIQFGEYTLFFIGLRLGYLHLLTSKETEEAMSDLGPEPLDRRMNAERFAALLKGRRGTLKTTLVNQHIIAGIGNCYSDEIAFAAGLRPSSKTQNIAASPELTARLYHSVQSVLREAASEGGYMEMPLMQGDTKTGSFDEQCRVYDREGETCPRCGGTIARVEITGKKAFFCPDCQHEA
- a CDS encoding co-chaperone YbbN, translated to MKPITTKMLMRGVWEGMPQAVFIYTPLCGTCAAARRMLEIAEHLLPEGILTEMNIHDIPELVQQFQISSVPAVMLFDGEHDVPRMVYRMNSVEHLLGEIRKAVLK
- a CDS encoding SAM-dependent methyltransferase — translated: MSTQSSWGEGDFSRFICTANHGFAPYAQEELRRTFGAVKSTVLVPGEILLAGLPIAEEEVAIKLLEESPTFLRHIQPVQFQENTEDSAQAMEKLISFVLNHTELTGTKVALQVRKTEGAFWQENAASLKQLLTEKLDDLGCEWVVRDADHVISVFVADDMLYAGVSRPDQNLSDWSGGAVRFQKEEGQISRAKFKLLEAEQTFGIDFTSFHKALDIGAAPGGWTSFLLERGLEVTAVDPAKMDATLLESPKLTFLKKNAGDVRFREGEFDLLVCDMSWSPKLMSRLISDLFYSLQSGGTAVVTVKLLHKKPLALIKEVIDTFERSRMQIQRSKQLFHNREEITLYMIKY
- a CDS encoding deoxyribonuclease IV, whose amino-acid sequence is MRPKSGIGAHVSTRGGFLQAAKRAYDMGATAFQYFPKNPRSLGLKELDLKDAEQCRDWCETQGISSIAHSPYPTNPALGRTRGEAGFHATIASIQNDLHIADACGSVGTVVHFGHLKSNEPLEGYQNLISCLDTALADWNGQAKVLLENQAGDHGPMGTTMEELIQIRKLSRYPEHIAFCFDTCHAFASGMWTSGNETSMLEKGRLLGYWDALAAVHFNDSKYPSGSCKDRHARIGQGYIGKKAMQELLCAPEFQQAVVVLETESGEDGTHRGDIELMRSWL
- the rnz gene encoding ribonuclease Z, whose product is MELYFLGTNAGVPTLQRNVTSIGLRMLDERRALWLFDCGEGTQHQILSSPLKLSKLEKIFITHLHGDHVFGLPGLLSSRAYQGGTTPLTVYGPPGTERMIMTTMELSQSRLNYDLSIVEHTGGVLFEDESFIVESALLEHRIDSYGYRITEKDRPGSLDPAKLAEYGLKPGPLFGRLKRGETITLDNGDFLRPEDVLGAPKRGMVITILGDTRPCENVQPLALNADVLVHEATFLHDLADTAHEYYHSTSKQAAEAARAAGAGQLIMTHFSSRYKDEDQLQPLLEEAQSIFPNTTLAIEHELIPVVHRKSES
- a CDS encoding serine/threonine protein kinase, coding for MRYPARLERGSLLGGRYRIVSILGSGGMSHVYEAEDLKLPGRTWAIKESVTAMPYEGSMESEAALLTSLRHPRLPQIVDFFVPDEHGYTYLVMEYIEGLTLSDYFKQCRGKIPLEHMTEFVLQLLDVLSYLHSLDPPVIYRDLKPSNIMITPEHEVRLIDFGIARSYKAQRVDDTVKLGTAGFAAPEQYGSGQTDARSDLYGLGALLLYLMTCGTYTEWIQGVESSIRSDAPRTYIPVVRRLLRLNPNERFQSADEVRKELLRRPGIASVSSETTVTISGGTRVIALTGASSGVGVTHTAIAISHYLERQNFKVAIIEMSPRSQSFARIQQVAHAGKPVPAGRQFAVDGVHYWKQSGRADILSLLGGSYQFIVMDLGSGQDQNRLEEFLRADLPIVIGSGAEWRQAEIGSFVRSHNRYPRDKWIYCLPLAAADAVQRMRKTLDTSSVYGLPLHIDPFDREPQVDKVFAHILTHMIGQLPKKRSFFARKRVHD